A window of Variovorax paradoxus EPS genomic DNA:
CGAAGTCACTGTCTACCTCTACGAGTGCCCGTGAAAGCCCAAACTCAATTTCTCGATGTCGTGACGCGCGACGAGGCCGAGCGCCGTTTTCGCGAACACCTGAACCTCGCGCCGCTGGGCCGCGAGACCGTGCCGCTGCACGCGGCGCTGGGCCGCGTGCTCGCCGAGGACGTGGCCGCGCCCATCGACGTGCCCGGCTTCGACCGCTCCAACGTCGATGGCTTCGCAGTGCAGGCCGCCGACACCTGGGGCGCGATGGAAGAGCAGGCGCGCTCGCTGGCCCTCGTCGGCGAGACGCTCGCGCCCGGCATCGTGCCCCGGCGCGAAGTGGCGCACGGCCAGGTGACCGCGATCGCCACCGGCGGCATGCTGCCGCGCGGCGCCGATGCGGTGGTGATGGTGGAGCACACCGATGCCGAGGACGGCCAGGTGCAGATCCGCCGCGCGGCCGTCGAGGGCGAGAACGTCAGCTACGCCGGCACCGACATCGCACGCGGCGAAACCGTGCTGCGCGCCGGCCAGCCGCTGAGCTCGCGGGAGATCGGCGTGCTCGCGGCCCTCGGCCTGGCCGAGGTCGGCGTGTACCGCAAACCGCGCGTGGCCATCTTCTCCACCGGCAACGAAATCGTCGCGCCCGGTGCGCCGCTGCCCACCGGCGCGGTGTACGACTCCAACGCCGCCATCATCGGCGCCGCTGTCGAGGAACTGGGCGGCCTGCCGGTGCGGCTGGGCGTGATTCCGGACGACGAGGCCCTGCTGTCGGCCGCGCTCGCGCGAGGTTTGGAATGCGATGCCGTGGTCTTCTCGGGCGGCACGTCCAAGGGCGAAGGCGACCTCTCGTACCGCGTGGTGGCCGCGCTCGGCGACCCGGGCATCGTGGCGCACGGCGTGGCGCTCAAGCCCGGCAAGCCGGTGTGCCTGGCGGTCACGGGCGGCAAGCCGGTCGTGATCCTGCCGGGCTTTCCGACCTCGGCGGTCTTCACCTTCCACGAGTTCCTCGCGCCCGTGATCCACGCCTTCGCAGGCCAACCGCCCGAGCGGCGCGAGCACATCGCGGCCACGCTGCCCATGCGCGTGAACTCCGAGCGCGGCCGCACCGAATATCTGTTGGTGGGCCTGGTGCCCACCGAGCAAGGCGTGGCCGCCTATCCGATGGGCAAGGGCTCGGGCTCTGTCACCACGTTCAGCAGCGCGGATGGCTTCATCACCATCGGCCAGCACACCGAGATCGTCGATGCCGGCGCGCCGGTGCAGGTGCAGCTGCTGGGCCAGGGACTGGACCCGGCCGACCTGATCTTCATCGGCAGCCATTGCGTCGGCCTCGATTGGCTGACCGGCGAACTGATGCGCCAGGGCATCCGCATCAAGGCCATGAACGTGGGAAGCACCGGCGGGCTGATGGCCGCGCGGCGGGGCGAATGCGACGTGGCGGGCATCCACCTGATGGACCCGGCGACGGGCGTCTACAACCTGCCGCTGCTCACGCCGGGGCTCGATCTGATTCCAGGGTACGGCCGCATGCAGGGCATCGTCTACCGCCCGGGCGATGCGCGCTTCGAGGGACTCGTCGCCGCCGCGGCCATCGCGGCCGCGACCACGCAGCCCGGCTGCACCATGGTCAACCGCAATGCCGGCAGCGGCACGCGCATCCTCATCGACCGCCTGCTCGGCAGCACCAAGCCGCCCGGCTACGGCGTGCAGACCAAGTCGCACAACGCGGTGGCGGTGGCCGTGGCGCAAGAGCGCGCCGACTGGGGCCTGGCCATCGACACGGTCGCGCGGCAATACGGCCTCGGCTTCATTCCGGTGCAGGAAGAGCGCTACGACTTCGTGGCGCCCAAGGCGCGGCGCGACCGCG
This region includes:
- a CDS encoding molybdopterin biosynthesis protein, coding for MKAQTQFLDVVTRDEAERRFREHLNLAPLGRETVPLHAALGRVLAEDVAAPIDVPGFDRSNVDGFAVQAADTWGAMEEQARSLALVGETLAPGIVPRREVAHGQVTAIATGGMLPRGADAVVMVEHTDAEDGQVQIRRAAVEGENVSYAGTDIARGETVLRAGQPLSSREIGVLAALGLAEVGVYRKPRVAIFSTGNEIVAPGAPLPTGAVYDSNAAIIGAAVEELGGLPVRLGVIPDDEALLSAALARGLECDAVVFSGGTSKGEGDLSYRVVAALGDPGIVAHGVALKPGKPVCLAVTGGKPVVILPGFPTSAVFTFHEFLAPVIHAFAGQPPERREHIAATLPMRVNSERGRTEYLLVGLVPTEQGVAAYPMGKGSGSVTTFSSADGFITIGQHTEIVDAGAPVQVQLLGQGLDPADLIFIGSHCVGLDWLTGELMRQGIRIKAMNVGSTGGLMAARRGECDVAGIHLMDPATGVYNLPLLTPGLDLIPGYGRMQGIVYRPGDARFEGLVAAAAIAAATTQPGCTMVNRNAGSGTRILIDRLLGSTKPPGYGVQTKSHNAVAVAVAQERADWGLAIDTVARQYGLGFIPVQEERYDFVAPKARRDRAPVQAFVALLQSATAREALRGLGFRIDDAAAAS